Proteins from a genomic interval of Kitasatospora herbaricolor:
- a CDS encoding DUF6296 family protein — MSNDRYDHDRFELVFAAPAPGGAPDVVVVRRSALTGPGGHPVYLDATGIVCAEISDRGEARMLATGAHQRLTRPVRVRRAHPPREHEPALGQDAGHGRRGTTGSARPAAREGVPTR; from the coding sequence TTGAGCAACGACCGGTACGACCACGACCGTTTCGAACTCGTCTTCGCCGCGCCCGCCCCCGGCGGCGCGCCGGATGTGGTGGTGGTCCGCCGCAGCGCCCTCACCGGCCCGGGCGGGCACCCCGTCTACCTGGACGCCACCGGGATCGTCTGCGCCGAGATAAGCGACCGAGGCGAAGCCCGGATGCTGGCCACCGGGGCGCACCAGCGCCTCACCCGCCCCGTCCGGGTCCGCCGGGCCCACCCGCCCCGGGAGCACGAACCGGCCCTCGGCCAGGACGCCGGGCACGGCCGGCGCGGCACCACCGGGTCGGCCCGTCCCGCCGCCCGGGAGGGCGTGCCGACGCGCTGA